From Macaca mulatta isolate MMU2019108-1 chromosome 1, T2T-MMU8v2.0, whole genome shotgun sequence, the proteins below share one genomic window:
- the COL9A2 gene encoding collagen alpha-2(IX) chain isoform X3 → MQKVLNTWEFTEERGPPGERGPPGPPGPPGVPGSDGIDGDKGPPGKAGPPGPKGEPGKAGPDGPDGKPGIDGLTGAKGEPGPMGIPGVKGQPGLPGPPGLPGPGFAGPPGPPGPVGLPGEIGIPGPKGDPGPDGPSGPPGPPGRPGRPGTIQVLEGSADFLCPTNCPPGMKGPPGLQGVKGHAGKRGVLGDPGRQGKPGPKGDVGASGEQGIPGPPGPQGIRGYPGMAGPKGETGPHGYKGMVGAIGATGPPGEEGPRGPPGRAGEKGDVGSPGIRGPQGITGPKGATGPPGINGKDGTPGTPGMKGSAGQAGRPGSPGHQGLAGVPGQPGTKGGPGDQGEPGPQGLPGFSGPPGKEGEPGPRGEIGPQGIMGQKGDQGERGPVGQPGPQGRQGPKGEQGSPGIPGPQGLPGIKGNKGSPGKTGPRGGVGDPGVAGLPGEKGEKGESGEPGPKGQQGVRGEPGYPGPSGDAGAPGVQGYPGLPGPRGLVGNRGVPGQPGRQGVAGRDATDQHIVDVALKMLQEQLAEVAVSAKREALGAVGMVGPPGPPGPPGYPGKQGPHGHPGPRGVPGIVGAVGQIGNTGPKGKRGEKGDPGEVGRGHPGMPGPPGIPGLPGRPGQAINGKDGDRGSPGAPGEAGRPGLPGPVGLPGFCEPAACLGASAYASARLAEPGSIKGP, encoded by the exons ATGCAGAAGGTTCTCAATACGTGGGAGTTCACGGAGGAG AGAGGTCCACCGGGAGAACGGGGCCCCCCGGGCCCCCCGGGACCGCCGGGAGTGCCTGGATCCGACGGCATCGAC GGTGACAAGGGGCCCCCTGGCAAAGCTGGCCCTCCG GGACCCAAGGGTGAGCCTGGCAAAGCCGGGCCAGATGGTCCAGACGGGAAGCCTGGGATTGAT gGTTTAACTGGAGCCAAGGGGGAGCCTGGCCCCATGGGGATCCCTGGAGTCAAG GGCCAGCCCGGGCTTCCTGGTCCTCCTGGCCTTCCA GGCCCTGGTTTTGCTGGACCTCCT GGACCGCCTGGACCTGTTGGCCTCCCTGGTGAGATTGGAATCCCAGGCCCCAAG GGGGACCCTGGACCAGATGGACCATCGGGGCCCCCAGGACCTCCAGGGAGACCT GGTCGCCCGGGAACCATCCAGGTTCTGGAAGGCAGTGCGGATTTCCTG tgtcCAACCAACTGTCCACCGGGGATGAAAGGTCCACCAGGGCTGCAGGGAGTGAAG ggACATGCGGGCAAACGCGGGGTTCTGGGTGATCCTGGCCGCCAGGGGAAGCCG GGTCCCAAGGGAGATGTGGGTGCCTCTGGAGAGCAAGGCATCCCTGGACCACCG GGTCCCCAGGGCATCAGGGGCTACCCGGGCATGGCAGGGCCCAAGGGAGAGACG GGCCCTCATGGATATAAAGGCATGGTGGGCGCCATCGGTGCCACTGGGCCCCCG GGTGAGGAAGGTCCTAGGGGACCGCCAGGCCGAGCTGGGGAGAAGGGCGACGTG GGCAGCCCAGGTATTCGTGGACCCCAGGGGATCACAGGCCCGAAGGGAGCAACG GGTCCCCCAGGCATCAACGGCAAGGACGGGACCCCAGGCACGCCTGGCATGAAG GGCAGTGCAGGACAGGCGGGACGGCCAGGAAGCCCAGGCCACCAGGGCCTAGCG GGTGTGCCGGGCCAGCCTGGGACAAAAGGAGGCCCTGGAGACCAG GGTGAACCGGGCCCGCAGGGCCTTCCTGGGTTCTCTGGTCCCCCTGGGAAAGAG GGAGAGCCAGGGCCTCGAGGAGAAATTGGTCCTCAGGGCATCATGGGACAGAAG GGTGACCAGGGCGAGAGGGGTCCAGTGGGGCAGCCGGGCCCTCAGGGAAGGCAG GGCCCTAAGGGCGAGCAGGGCTCCCCTGGAATTCCAGGGCCCCAAGGCTTGCCGGGCATCAAAGGAAACAAG GGCTCCCCAGGGAAGACCGGGCCTCGCGGCGGAGTG GGTGACCCGGGGGTGGCCGGCCTTCCTGGAGAGAAAGGCGAGAAG GGCGAGTCCGGCGAGCCGGGGCCCAAGGGACAG CAAGGAGTACGTGGAGAACCCGGCTACCCCGGCCCCAGTGGGGATGCGGGCGCCCCAGGGGTTCAGGGCTACCCTGGTCTCCCCGGCCCTCGAGGACTGGTGGGGAACCGAGGCGTTCCAGGACAGCCCGGGAGACAGGGCGTGGCG GGCCGGGATGCCACTGACCAGCACATCGTGGATGTGGCGCTGAAGATGCTGCAAG agcAACTGGCTGAGGTCGCCGTGAGTGCCAAGCGGGAAGCCCTGGGTGCGGTGGGCATGGTGGGTCCCCCAGGACCTCCTGGGCCCCCTGGATACCCAGGCAAGCAGGGACCCCATGGGCACCCTGGCCCTCGGGGTGTTCCTGGCATCGTGGGAGCCGTGGGTCAGATCGGGAACACGGGGCCCAAGG GAAAACGTGGAGAGAAGGGTGATCCAGGAGAAGTGGGACGGGGGCACCCCGGGATGCCTGGGCCCCCAGGGATCCCAG GACTCCCTGGCCGGCCTGGCCAGGCAATCAACGGCAAGGATGGCGATCGAGGGTCCCCAGGGGCTCCAGGAGAGGCAGGTCGACCTGGGCTGCCAGGCCCCGTAGGGCTGCCAGGCTTCTGTGAACCTGCAGCCTGCCTTGGAGCTTCGGCCTATGCCTCTGCCCGCCTTGCAGAGCCCGGATCCATCAAGGGGCCTTGA
- the COL9A2 gene encoding collagen alpha-2(IX) chain isoform X1 encodes MVLIHPLRSLRPRRLPGGAGSNQTPLSPLGGLLALPANPRLPSEGRRGAAGARRGPPGERGPPGPPGPPGVPGSDGIDGDKGPPGKAGPPGPKGEPGKAGPDGPDGKPGIDGLTGAKGEPGPMGIPGVKGQPGLPGPPGLPGPGFAGPPGPPGPVGLPGEIGIPGPKGDPGPDGPSGPPGPPGRPGRPGTIQVLEGSADFLCPTNCPPGMKGPPGLQGVKGHAGKRGVLGDPGRQGKPGPKGDVGASGEQGIPGPPGPQGIRGYPGMAGPKGETGPHGYKGMVGAIGATGPPGEEGPRGPPGRAGEKGDVGSPGIRGPQGITGPKGATGPPGINGKDGTPGTPGMKGSAGQAGRPGSPGHQGLAGVPGQPGTKGGPGDQGEPGPQGLPGFSGPPGKEGEPGPRGEIGPQGIMGQKGDQGERGPVGQPGPQGRQGPKGEQGSPGIPGPQGLPGIKGNKGSPGKTGPRGGVGDPGVAGLPGEKGEKGESGEPGPKGQQGVRGEPGYPGPSGDAGAPGVQGYPGLPGPRGLVGNRGVPGQPGRQGVAGRDATDQHIVDVALKMLQEQLAEVAVSAKREALGAVGMVGPPGPPGPPGYPGKQGPHGHPGPRGVPGIVGAVGQIGNTGPKGKRGEKGDPGEVGRGHPGMPGPPGIPGLPGRPGQAINGKDGDRGSPGAPGEAGRPGLPGPVGLPGFCEPAACLGASAYASARLAEPGSIKGP; translated from the exons ATGGTGCTCATTCACCCGCTGCGCAGCCTCCGCCCCCGCCGCCTCCCAGGGGGCGCCGGCTCCAACCAGACGCCGCTATCGCCCCTAGGCGGCCTCTTGGCCCTGCCCGCCAACCCACGTCTCCCTTCCGAGGGCCGCCGGGGGGCTGCGGGCGCGCGG AGAGGTCCACCGGGAGAACGGGGCCCCCCGGGCCCCCCGGGACCGCCGGGAGTGCCTGGATCCGACGGCATCGAC GGTGACAAGGGGCCCCCTGGCAAAGCTGGCCCTCCG GGACCCAAGGGTGAGCCTGGCAAAGCCGGGCCAGATGGTCCAGACGGGAAGCCTGGGATTGAT gGTTTAACTGGAGCCAAGGGGGAGCCTGGCCCCATGGGGATCCCTGGAGTCAAG GGCCAGCCCGGGCTTCCTGGTCCTCCTGGCCTTCCA GGCCCTGGTTTTGCTGGACCTCCT GGACCGCCTGGACCTGTTGGCCTCCCTGGTGAGATTGGAATCCCAGGCCCCAAG GGGGACCCTGGACCAGATGGACCATCGGGGCCCCCAGGACCTCCAGGGAGACCT GGTCGCCCGGGAACCATCCAGGTTCTGGAAGGCAGTGCGGATTTCCTG tgtcCAACCAACTGTCCACCGGGGATGAAAGGTCCACCAGGGCTGCAGGGAGTGAAG ggACATGCGGGCAAACGCGGGGTTCTGGGTGATCCTGGCCGCCAGGGGAAGCCG GGTCCCAAGGGAGATGTGGGTGCCTCTGGAGAGCAAGGCATCCCTGGACCACCG GGTCCCCAGGGCATCAGGGGCTACCCGGGCATGGCAGGGCCCAAGGGAGAGACG GGCCCTCATGGATATAAAGGCATGGTGGGCGCCATCGGTGCCACTGGGCCCCCG GGTGAGGAAGGTCCTAGGGGACCGCCAGGCCGAGCTGGGGAGAAGGGCGACGTG GGCAGCCCAGGTATTCGTGGACCCCAGGGGATCACAGGCCCGAAGGGAGCAACG GGTCCCCCAGGCATCAACGGCAAGGACGGGACCCCAGGCACGCCTGGCATGAAG GGCAGTGCAGGACAGGCGGGACGGCCAGGAAGCCCAGGCCACCAGGGCCTAGCG GGTGTGCCGGGCCAGCCTGGGACAAAAGGAGGCCCTGGAGACCAG GGTGAACCGGGCCCGCAGGGCCTTCCTGGGTTCTCTGGTCCCCCTGGGAAAGAG GGAGAGCCAGGGCCTCGAGGAGAAATTGGTCCTCAGGGCATCATGGGACAGAAG GGTGACCAGGGCGAGAGGGGTCCAGTGGGGCAGCCGGGCCCTCAGGGAAGGCAG GGCCCTAAGGGCGAGCAGGGCTCCCCTGGAATTCCAGGGCCCCAAGGCTTGCCGGGCATCAAAGGAAACAAG GGCTCCCCAGGGAAGACCGGGCCTCGCGGCGGAGTG GGTGACCCGGGGGTGGCCGGCCTTCCTGGAGAGAAAGGCGAGAAG GGCGAGTCCGGCGAGCCGGGGCCCAAGGGACAG CAAGGAGTACGTGGAGAACCCGGCTACCCCGGCCCCAGTGGGGATGCGGGCGCCCCAGGGGTTCAGGGCTACCCTGGTCTCCCCGGCCCTCGAGGACTGGTGGGGAACCGAGGCGTTCCAGGACAGCCCGGGAGACAGGGCGTGGCG GGCCGGGATGCCACTGACCAGCACATCGTGGATGTGGCGCTGAAGATGCTGCAAG agcAACTGGCTGAGGTCGCCGTGAGTGCCAAGCGGGAAGCCCTGGGTGCGGTGGGCATGGTGGGTCCCCCAGGACCTCCTGGGCCCCCTGGATACCCAGGCAAGCAGGGACCCCATGGGCACCCTGGCCCTCGGGGTGTTCCTGGCATCGTGGGAGCCGTGGGTCAGATCGGGAACACGGGGCCCAAGG GAAAACGTGGAGAGAAGGGTGATCCAGGAGAAGTGGGACGGGGGCACCCCGGGATGCCTGGGCCCCCAGGGATCCCAG GACTCCCTGGCCGGCCTGGCCAGGCAATCAACGGCAAGGATGGCGATCGAGGGTCCCCAGGGGCTCCAGGAGAGGCAGGTCGACCTGGGCTGCCAGGCCCCGTAGGGCTGCCAGGCTTCTGTGAACCTGCAGCCTGCCTTGGAGCTTCGGCCTATGCCTCTGCCCGCCTTGCAGAGCCCGGATCCATCAAGGGGCCTTGA
- the COL9A2 gene encoding collagen alpha-2(IX) chain isoform X2 — protein MAVAAAAPRCLLVLLQVLVLALAQIRGPPGERGPPGPPGPPGVPGSDGIDGDKGPPGKAGPPGPKGEPGKAGPDGPDGKPGIDGLTGAKGEPGPMGIPGVKGQPGLPGPPGLPGPGFAGPPGPPGPVGLPGEIGIPGPKGDPGPDGPSGPPGPPGRPGRPGTIQVLEGSADFLCPTNCPPGMKGPPGLQGVKGHAGKRGVLGDPGRQGKPGPKGDVGASGEQGIPGPPGPQGIRGYPGMAGPKGETGPHGYKGMVGAIGATGPPGEEGPRGPPGRAGEKGDVGSPGIRGPQGITGPKGATGPPGINGKDGTPGTPGMKGSAGQAGRPGSPGHQGLAGVPGQPGTKGGPGDQGEPGPQGLPGFSGPPGKEGEPGPRGEIGPQGIMGQKGDQGERGPVGQPGPQGRQGPKGEQGSPGIPGPQGLPGIKGNKGSPGKTGPRGGVGDPGVAGLPGEKGEKGESGEPGPKGQQGVRGEPGYPGPSGDAGAPGVQGYPGLPGPRGLVGNRGVPGQPGRQGVAGRDATDQHIVDVALKMLQEQLAEVAVSAKREALGAVGMVGPPGPPGPPGYPGKQGPHGHPGPRGVPGIVGAVGQIGNTGPKGKRGEKGDPGEVGRGHPGMPGPPGIPGLPGRPGQAINGKDGDRGSPGAPGEAGRPGLPGPVGLPGFCEPAACLGASAYASARLAEPGSIKGP, from the exons ATGGCCGTCGCTGCGGCCGCCCCCCGCTGCCTCCTTGTTCTTCTCCAGGTGCTAGTGCTCGCTCTGGCGCAGATC AGAGGTCCACCGGGAGAACGGGGCCCCCCGGGCCCCCCGGGACCGCCGGGAGTGCCTGGATCCGACGGCATCGAC GGTGACAAGGGGCCCCCTGGCAAAGCTGGCCCTCCG GGACCCAAGGGTGAGCCTGGCAAAGCCGGGCCAGATGGTCCAGACGGGAAGCCTGGGATTGAT gGTTTAACTGGAGCCAAGGGGGAGCCTGGCCCCATGGGGATCCCTGGAGTCAAG GGCCAGCCCGGGCTTCCTGGTCCTCCTGGCCTTCCA GGCCCTGGTTTTGCTGGACCTCCT GGACCGCCTGGACCTGTTGGCCTCCCTGGTGAGATTGGAATCCCAGGCCCCAAG GGGGACCCTGGACCAGATGGACCATCGGGGCCCCCAGGACCTCCAGGGAGACCT GGTCGCCCGGGAACCATCCAGGTTCTGGAAGGCAGTGCGGATTTCCTG tgtcCAACCAACTGTCCACCGGGGATGAAAGGTCCACCAGGGCTGCAGGGAGTGAAG ggACATGCGGGCAAACGCGGGGTTCTGGGTGATCCTGGCCGCCAGGGGAAGCCG GGTCCCAAGGGAGATGTGGGTGCCTCTGGAGAGCAAGGCATCCCTGGACCACCG GGTCCCCAGGGCATCAGGGGCTACCCGGGCATGGCAGGGCCCAAGGGAGAGACG GGCCCTCATGGATATAAAGGCATGGTGGGCGCCATCGGTGCCACTGGGCCCCCG GGTGAGGAAGGTCCTAGGGGACCGCCAGGCCGAGCTGGGGAGAAGGGCGACGTG GGCAGCCCAGGTATTCGTGGACCCCAGGGGATCACAGGCCCGAAGGGAGCAACG GGTCCCCCAGGCATCAACGGCAAGGACGGGACCCCAGGCACGCCTGGCATGAAG GGCAGTGCAGGACAGGCGGGACGGCCAGGAAGCCCAGGCCACCAGGGCCTAGCG GGTGTGCCGGGCCAGCCTGGGACAAAAGGAGGCCCTGGAGACCAG GGTGAACCGGGCCCGCAGGGCCTTCCTGGGTTCTCTGGTCCCCCTGGGAAAGAG GGAGAGCCAGGGCCTCGAGGAGAAATTGGTCCTCAGGGCATCATGGGACAGAAG GGTGACCAGGGCGAGAGGGGTCCAGTGGGGCAGCCGGGCCCTCAGGGAAGGCAG GGCCCTAAGGGCGAGCAGGGCTCCCCTGGAATTCCAGGGCCCCAAGGCTTGCCGGGCATCAAAGGAAACAAG GGCTCCCCAGGGAAGACCGGGCCTCGCGGCGGAGTG GGTGACCCGGGGGTGGCCGGCCTTCCTGGAGAGAAAGGCGAGAAG GGCGAGTCCGGCGAGCCGGGGCCCAAGGGACAG CAAGGAGTACGTGGAGAACCCGGCTACCCCGGCCCCAGTGGGGATGCGGGCGCCCCAGGGGTTCAGGGCTACCCTGGTCTCCCCGGCCCTCGAGGACTGGTGGGGAACCGAGGCGTTCCAGGACAGCCCGGGAGACAGGGCGTGGCG GGCCGGGATGCCACTGACCAGCACATCGTGGATGTGGCGCTGAAGATGCTGCAAG agcAACTGGCTGAGGTCGCCGTGAGTGCCAAGCGGGAAGCCCTGGGTGCGGTGGGCATGGTGGGTCCCCCAGGACCTCCTGGGCCCCCTGGATACCCAGGCAAGCAGGGACCCCATGGGCACCCTGGCCCTCGGGGTGTTCCTGGCATCGTGGGAGCCGTGGGTCAGATCGGGAACACGGGGCCCAAGG GAAAACGTGGAGAGAAGGGTGATCCAGGAGAAGTGGGACGGGGGCACCCCGGGATGCCTGGGCCCCCAGGGATCCCAG GACTCCCTGGCCGGCCTGGCCAGGCAATCAACGGCAAGGATGGCGATCGAGGGTCCCCAGGGGCTCCAGGAGAGGCAGGTCGACCTGGGCTGCCAGGCCCCGTAGGGCTGCCAGGCTTCTGTGAACCTGCAGCCTGCCTTGGAGCTTCGGCCTATGCCTCTGCCCGCCTTGCAGAGCCCGGATCCATCAAGGGGCCTTGA